The following nucleotide sequence is from Apodemus sylvaticus chromosome 2, mApoSyl1.1, whole genome shotgun sequence.
CACATGGGGAAGATATCTGTGGAATAGGAACAGGGCTTTTTACTATGGTGGtagtataattttttcttttaaaaaattttccagAATTTCCTAGAATAATAGATTACTATTGTtatggggtggggcagagagacatattttaaaatcagcagTGTATACTGGTGTGATTTCATCCCAGGAGAGGTTCAGTTCCCTAAAACGGGCAGGTACACGGGCCACTGCTCCTCCACACAgctcacagccagccagccaacccagCCATAGAGCGGTGCTGACCACGCACACCCAGAACACAGACACTGGTCTGACGTGTAGCCTCACTGGGTAGTTTCTCAGTTCCCTAAATGGTTGTCAGCAGCAACCGAGCTTAGGCTCAGTCAAGCCTCGAACACCTACCTCAAGCTGCAGCCCCAGCTAACAGTGAGGCTTGCCCTTCTCCCTCACACCTCCAAAGCCACCTCTGTGAGGATCTGAGGCTCTCTCAGAGAGCTGCCAACAGCTTACAGCATCTATGCTGCAGTGAACCCCTTGATCTGAGGGCTGAGGCTCAGGACACTTCAGGTTTCCATAGCTGCCCAGTTCCTTCTAACCTCAAACCAGTTGGTCACTGTGAGTGGGACCTGGCTGTGACTTGGGACCTCCTGTCTACATGAGGGCAGAAAGACTAGGAGTTTGGAAACATAAAGAAAGGGCTGGATACTCACTGGTGTGACCTTTTCCAGGCCGCCCCCCTGCAACAACAGAAGACATGGCTAACTCCAGGCTGTGGCGGAACAACTGCCTGCCCTTCGTGGGCATCATGATCCTGGTGGCCGCCGTCCTGGCCCTGATGTTCTACGCTCTCCTCTGGAAGGCAGGCAACCTCGCTGACCTACCTAACCTGAGAATCGGCTTCTACAACTTCTGCCTGTGGAAGGAGGACATTGGCTCGCTACAGTGTTACAACTTCCCTGAGCTGCAAGTGCTGGGCGTTCCTCAGGTTGGCCTAGCCCTAGCCAGACTTGGAGTGTACGGAGCCCTGGTGCTCACAGTCTTcgtccctctgcctctcctccttgCCCAGTACAACAGAGATGAGGGAGAGTGGCAGCTGGCCGTGGGCTTCCTGGCGGCATCCTCTGTTCTGTTGGCCAGCGGACTaggcctcttcctctccttcgTGTGGAAGTGGCTCAGGCTCTCCCTCTTGGGGCCTGGATTTCTAGCTCTGTGCCTAGCCCAGGGTTTCCTCTTCTTCTTGCTTGTGGCCACCGTTATGTTCCCGCCGCGGGATAAGAAGGACAAGAACCAGTGGGAGAACTGTTAGTCCAGGCTTACAAAGGCTTATGGGATTGCAAGGGTTCCCCATTTCAACTGTGCTCCGAGAAGGTGCCAGAGAACCTGTGGCTGGGTGGGCCCTGTCAACCGCCCTGTGTCACAGCTAACGTTGGTCTCGAGCTCGCTCTGCAGATGGGACCACCCACTGAGCAGAAGGGCTGTGGTGTCAAGGAACCCAGAGGTGGCTTGGAGGGCTGGGGTACCTGCAGTTTCTTAGGATACCATGTAGCTCTTTAGCATGGGTTCCTGCATTAATCAAACAATCCTCACCATAGCCCCAAGCAGGTGGGAGTCTGAAATTTCCAAGCTATCTTGGCAAAGTGTCAAACTAGAACTCTGTGACGGTTATGGCAACAAATGGGACAgttagcaaaaaacaaaaacaaaaaaacaaaaaactgctttAACATTGAGTCCTGTCAGCACAAAGAGGCCTCACTGGCTTTTCAGGGTCCCCTGAATGGGTCCCTGGACCTGACAGCAAACAGGAACCAGCTGTTAAATCATTCTTGTGACCCAGGGATGCAGACACCAAATGTGCCAAATTCTGGAAGGTGAACAGGGTTGAGTAGTCACCACAACCACACGTCTCCTCACCTTACCCAGAACTGGAAAGGCAGAAGCACGGTCTTTATTACACATTAGGACAtcagtatatatacataatttttttcagtGTCGGTGTATCAGAAAACCTATGTGGCAATGCGTCCTTCATTCTGTGCTCATCAAAAGCCAAAGTGAACACAAAGAAAGGTGGACTCTGGTGTGATCTTTTGTCCTTCGCGTCCTGTGTCCCACTCTCCTTACAGATGTACAGGAACCAAGGTGGAGGCCCCAGGAGGACAGGGCCTATGGCTCTCCGGTCTGATAGAGCCTCCTGCTCCTAGACTGGCAGGGGCTGTGGGCAGCTGCCAGCCCGTTTGGTTGGAAGCTTCCTGCTGGGCTGTGTCATGAGGGAGACTGTtcataggttttgttttgtttttttaagtcaaGATCTGGCTACCCATCTAGAATTCCCATGTTCTCAGCAGCtctatttttctttgcttccGGCCAGTAGGCCCAAGACCTCATTTTTACTGTGAATAAGACACAGGGCTGGAATTGCCAACCCTCAGAGGCAGAGGGCGGTGCAGGACAAGGCCATAACAGGATGCCTTTCTGCATCCTGCTACAGAAAATGTCCCACCCAAACTGACAGCCTCCTGGGACTGGAGGTTGGGAGCTAAGCCTGGTTTTCGTGGGTGGCAGGGGCGGGCAGCACCCTCAGATCCCAGCAGATCCCATGGCTCTCGGCAGAAGCAGTGACCAGTTCATACTAACTGAAAAATATCTCCCTGACGTACTTTAGCgagtcttcctcctccttttccccctcagGACTTCTGGCACAGGGAGAACTGGATGCTTCAGGTCCCTGGGGAGGGCTGAAGCCTAGAGCAGGCGAGTCGTTCCCGCTGCGGTCTTCTTCCTCACAGCTGCCCTGGCTGCTCTCCGGGGAGCTGGTGTGAGGGGACGTGGAACAGGGCGGGGAGAGCTGCAGCTTATCAGTGGCCTCCAGAGAGGGCCGTTCCCAGGGCCTTTCCTGTttccggccctgcagagcagaagagATGGCAGTCTCAGCATGAGCAGCTCATTTCCCCGACACACTAGTTTGACGGTGGCTGTACTCTGAGCCAACCGAAAAGCCAGCAGAGTACATGACCAGGCCGGGACATGCTCCCATCCACCCCACGGGCAACCACCCTTTCTTCACTCCACACCTCAGGTTCAGGACCCATGAGGGACAGCagagtagaaagaaaaaggatCCAACTGAAAAAGCGGCTGGAAAGGTGAGACACGAGACCACCAGGAATCCCGGCCACAGAACGTGCTGCGGGCCTAACTGAGCCCTCCGCTAGCTGGCCACAGAGCCTTGATTTCCTGGGGATAGCAGTATCCTAGATCAGTGCATCTGGGCTGTCACAAGCACTGGCAAGATGATGCACTGCTCTAAAGCACAGAGAAATCATGAGAACTCTTCAACTTCACAGCAGGGTTGTTCTGACATCTTCAGGAAGCCAGGAAACTTCCACAGCCTTCTGCTAAGGAGAGGCACACTGGGAAGGTGCGTCTTCCCCAACAGGTAGCCTTCCCAAGAACACATGTGAACACTTGAACACTGCCCTTCTCATACATGTCAGAACGCTTCCGCACAGGTGCCGGCTCTCCCTCACACCCACCTTGCAGCTAGTCTCAGAGGCTCACCCCACgtgacacacacaccacagacagtgGCTGAGGAGAACCTGGCTGAGAAGAGGAAGCTGTGGGACCTGAGACAGCCTGGGAGTGCCTGTCCTACCAGGAGCAAGGACCTATGCTAGTTCCGACCCATGAGTAGTCGCCAGCCATAGGAGTCAGAAGAGACAGGACGGacgttacctcaatcaggatccCCAGCGCCACGTCTACCATTTCAGCTTCATTCATGCAGTACACAGTCTCCGTGGCAGGGGCTCTGAAATAAAGACACGAAGTCACAGCTGAGGGCAGAGGGGCTCACGAGAAGGAAGGGAATGGAAGCACCCCCAGGTGGTGGGGGAGTTACTGCTTCTCGGAACTGAAGAGTTTCCTCATCCTAGTGTCTCAGGGAGAGGGCACAGGGCAGCCCACCCTCTGTGGTTTCCCTCACAGGATCAGGGACTAGGCATGGTGGCTGGCTTCCCACCGTTCCTCCTTGAAACACTGTGGGCTGCCGGGTGTAGTGGTACACaccaacactagggaggcagaggccagtggatctctgtgagttccaggccagccaaggctacagagagagaccctgcctcaaaagcaaacaGTGGACATAGCAAATACAGGCCTCCAGGCCAGAGCCCAgtttgtatgtgaatgtgagGGTTTTGTTTAGACGGGGCTGTGACCGCTGCTGAGAGAACAGGGGAGAGCCAGCAAGCGTGTGCAGTTTCTAAGAGAATGGAGGCGCCCTACTTCCTTCCCACGTGATAAGCTCTCCCACCCTGACTACCAGCATTCACCCAACTCACAGCCGCTACTTCAGATTCCTTGACTGTCTGTCCGAAAAGCCCTGTGCACAGGAAAGACAGGCACCACTCGGCTGACTAGATTGCAGACCCATTGGTCTTGCTTTTGTCACAACTGAAGAAGAGATAAGCTCTGAGCAACTAGCTTCCGAGGGCGTGGTCCGTATGCAGAGCTCACCGCCTGCACAGACAGCCAGATGGCAGGGCCTCACCTGCACAGAGCTCACCGGCTCACCCATGTGGTAGTGCTTCTCTGGGAGGGACAAGCTGAGACCTCAAGGCTCTGCTGGAAGGACCCACCTCATGGCCCCGCCCACTCTGACAGGCCAGGAGAGCTACTGAGAAGCTCCCTGACCTCAGGCTGTCCCACCTTGTTGCTGCCCCAACTCGCCCAGccgctctctgcttcctcttggCTGTCTTCACTGATACAACCTTTCTCTCATTCACAGGGGCTGTCATCCATGAGGGAAGGATCCTCTTTTTGTTCTCAGATTTTAGGGTTTCCATGGCTAGAGTTTTCCAGATTCAGTGACTTGCTTCTCTAGAGCAGGACCAAAAATCACAGTCTCTTGCCACACCGGCTCAACTCACCCCAGTAGGTGCCGCCAATCTTGAACGCCTACAAGGAGGAACCAAGTCAGTAGATTCTAGTAAGTCAACGCTCTTTCAGTTACCAGCAATAATTGCTGTTCAGTGTCGGGCAGGCCTGAGGTGAGCCAGAGGTGAGTTCACATGGAGGACCAGTGGCAGACAGGACGATGCGGCCTGCAGACAAACTTCTGTGACCCCTCCACAGCTCTGTGCCCCACACAGGGAGTTGGAGCAACAAGAAATGTTTTCCTGTCACTTCTGCATCCCAAGAGGAAGGAAACAAGGGGACTTTAGTCTCCCTTTCCTCTGCATCCCAATCATCCGTGATGATCTCTGTCACTTCTGACAGCCAGCTTCTCACCTCTACAGTGAATTTACTGTTAGAAGTAAACATTCCTTCTAGACTCTGCTCAactacctagcaacagccaggtacaagcctggcttgctataaaaggacTGTTTGGCCTCTCTTAACATCTCTGACCCTTTTCTCTGACCTAGaccctggcctctctctctctccttccccttccccctcccctcctcccttcttccctccctctctctgtctctctcccctctgtcccctctttctctgcctctacttccttctcAATCCCCCTTCTCATGCTCCAAATAAACTTCCTTTTATACTAGACCGTAGTATGGTTgatggggggggcgggggggggggggggctcagcaTGGCCGCTAAGGCCGCACCATACCGCATCTTACAAAATACATCAATTACTAAAACCCCAGGGCCTTCTAATTCATAGATTTCATTAGCCAGTGCCCCCCTACCCCCAACATGCACCACTAGATCGTTTTTTGGCTCATCCAGAATGACTgtttataacttcatttaaaacaaacaagaaaactagGAGGTCATCATCCTAACCTGTCCAGTCACAGAACAGAAGTCGGTAAGAGGAATACGATCCAGTGAATGACAGTGTACAGAGATGACTCAGACCCGGCAGTACATGTGTATCATCACGTTCATTTTATAGGCGAGAAACAGATGTAGAGTTAAGAATTAGCGTGCACAAAGTCGCAGAAAGCTGGACATCAACCATCGAGCCAGGTCTTGCCCACCGCAAGGTTTCTGGAGCTCAGTGCTGATGGGGTCGGGCCCGTTGGGTCTCTGGAAAATCTCACCCAGAAGGCACACGCGGGACCTCGCTGCACTAGCGCGGAGCTGGCCGCGCCACTCCCTCCCTACCGCAGAGGGCGCAGTGCGGAGAGCCGGGGACAGGACGGGGCCGTGGGCAAGAGCGGAGGGCGGCGCCGCGGTCCTCTCGGTGGGTTCCGGGGATTCCGAACTGCGAAGCGTGCACGCACCCACTGCCCGCCCCTTCCGGCTCCTGCGCGCTCTCGGCGCGCGCGCTCCCGACCGGGCCGCTGGCTGGCCCCGAGGCGGGTGCCCCCTGCAGACCGCGGGTCACTTCCTCAGGCGCGGGTTTCTGTTGGCTGTTGTTTGTGACTGAGGGGCAGCAGCGGCAGGCTCTTAGAAAGCGGCCAGTCAGTAAGTAGGGGAAGCAAAGGGGTTCTGTTTTTGACAATCCTGCCAGGGGATCCCCCAGGAAACCAAACACGTCCCACGAGACGGGGTGCCTGGCAGTTCAGGAAGAGAAATCAAACTCCCATATACTGCTTTACAATCAGGTTGGTGGTCCAAGGTTCCCTCTGCAGAAGTGGAGGAGGTGCCAGGTGTCCGGAATCTCTCGGCTAAACTCATTCATGATTTAATGCAACCTGGGTGGTTGGGATAGAAGCCACGGGAGACAACGACTGAAAACACGCTGGAGCAAAGGGAACCTCAGGTCTGATTCTGTGTGCCCCCAAACGGAGAAATCAAGAGTGACTATGTGCGATTTACAACAGCAGCCAACAGTGCCCTCTGGACTGGTGCACCCGCAGCTCCCCAGTTGAGCATGCTTTCCCCACGGCCTTTCCCTGGCTCGTGAATGCTAATCCTCAATCTTAAACTGATATCCTGGACCAGGAAGTTCAAGGCCCCAACTCTTAATGGGATAAACCAATGGCTTCCAATCCCACAAATGACCCCTGGAGTCATTTTAGCTGCTCTTGAACCAGACCCGGCTGCAACCTTTCTGGGAGGGCAGCCCCTGGCTGTCAAGAAGGTAGcattcaggctggagagaaggctcagcggttaagactgctcttccagaggtcctgagttcaattcccagcaaccacatggtggctcaccaccatccataatgagatctgatgccctcttctgggatgtctgaagacagttacagtgtacttacacattagataaataaataaatctttttttttaaaaaaaaaagtagcattaAAGTTGATGACTTTAAATAGTCTTCAACTTCACCTGCTGCGAGCCAAGCATGTCTAAAGCTGGGAGAAAGGGCATCCTTCCATCCTTTGATTTCCTTTGATTCTTAATAATTCCCCCAACCCTACACATCACTTAAAATGTCTCCATGGCCACCCAGCAAATAAGGCAAAAGACAAGAAACACGTGTGGCTGCATACAGAGCCTGTTGTCCGCAAAGACCCCAGCA
It contains:
- the Tmem140 gene encoding transmembrane protein 140 isoform X1; translation: MTVSLGSGIGFRRPPATTEDMANSRLWRNNCLPFVGIMILVAAVLALMFYALLWKAGNLADLPNLRIGFYNFCLWKEDIGSLQCYNFPELQVLGVPQVGLALARLGVYGALVLTVFVPLPLLLAQYNRDEGEWQLAVGFLAASSVLLASGLGLFLSFVWKWLRLSLLGPGFLALCLAQGFLFFLLVATVMFPPRDKKDKNQWENC
- the Tmem140 gene encoding transmembrane protein 140 isoform X2 produces the protein MLGHSGRPPATTEDMANSRLWRNNCLPFVGIMILVAAVLALMFYALLWKAGNLADLPNLRIGFYNFCLWKEDIGSLQCYNFPELQVLGVPQVGLALARLGVYGALVLTVFVPLPLLLAQYNRDEGEWQLAVGFLAASSVLLASGLGLFLSFVWKWLRLSLLGPGFLALCLAQGFLFFLLVATVMFPPRDKKDKNQWENC
- the Tmem140 gene encoding transmembrane protein 140 isoform X3 codes for the protein MANSRLWRNNCLPFVGIMILVAAVLALMFYALLWKAGNLADLPNLRIGFYNFCLWKEDIGSLQCYNFPELQVLGVPQVGLALARLGVYGALVLTVFVPLPLLLAQYNRDEGEWQLAVGFLAASSVLLASGLGLFLSFVWKWLRLSLLGPGFLALCLAQGFLFFLLVATVMFPPRDKKDKNQWENC
- the Cyren gene encoding cell cycle regulator of non-homologous end joining isoform X1: METLKSENKKRILPSWMTAPVNERKVVSVKTAKRKQRAAGRVGAATRAPATETVYCMNEAEMVDVALGILIEGRKQERPWERPSLEATDKLQLSPPCSTSPHTSSPESSQGSCEEEDRSGNDSPALGFSPPQGPEASSSPCARSPEGEKEEEDSLKYVREIFFS
- the Cyren gene encoding cell cycle regulator of non-homologous end joining isoform X2: MNEAEMVDVALGILIEGRKQERPWERPSLEATDKLQLSPPCSTSPHTSSPESSQGSCEEEDRSGNDSPALGFSPPQGPEASSSPCARSPEGEKEEEDSLKYVREIFFS